The genomic window TGACGATGACGCACCGGATGGGCGAACTGTCACAACAAAGGGCTGACACGGCCGGTCCGAGTGGCTATATCCACCCCGCCCGGCACGTCCGGGCTTTCTGCGTTTGACTGGATTTGAGACATGACGGGAACGACACGATCGAGCAGCGGGCTGGACGACCGCCGCAAGCGGCTTCTGTTCCGCTGCTGGCACCGCGGCACGCGCGAGATGGACCTGATCCTCGGCCACTTTGCGGATGCCGAGATCGGCAATTTGTCCGAGCCTGAATTGATCGAGCTCGAGCGCCTGCTCGAGGTCAACGATCCCGATCTCTATGCCGCCATCACCGGCGACAAGGTGCTCCCGGCCGACGTCACCGGCGCGCTGTTTGCCCGCATCAAGGCGTATCCGATCGCGGACCGCGACGCATGAAGCAGGGTATGAAATCACCGGCCGAGCTGCTGACGCCCGGGCGCGCCTTGACGCTCGCCAATGTCGCCGAGGGCGCCGAAGGCCTCGTCGTCTCCGATCTCGCCCGGGCCATCGCGGCGCGGCCGAAGAAGCCGGCGGTCAGTCTTGCGGTGGTCTGCCGCGATGGTCCGCGGATGCAGCAGCTCGAACGCGCGCTGCAATTCTTCGCGCCCGATCTACCGGTGTTGATCTTCCCGGCCTGGGACTGCCAGCCCTATGACCGCGTCTCGCCGCATGGCGGCATTTTGGCGCAACGCCTGACGACGTTGGCACGGCTTGCGTCCCTGACGGGCAGCGACAAGCCGCTGATCGTGCTGACCACGGTGAATGCCGTGGTTCAGCGCGTGCCTGCG from Bradyrhizobium zhanjiangense includes these protein-coding regions:
- a CDS encoding succinate dehydrogenase assembly factor 2, which translates into the protein MTGTTRSSSGLDDRRKRLLFRCWHRGTREMDLILGHFADAEIGNLSEPELIELERLLEVNDPDLYAAITGDKVLPADVTGALFARIKAYPIADRDA